From a region of the Gossypium raimondii isolate GPD5lz chromosome 10, ASM2569854v1, whole genome shotgun sequence genome:
- the LOC105776360 gene encoding calcium sensing receptor, chloroplastic → MLPVCSATPGCSSHSQLSFHGGLRPFTPFQKDFQFRCNAQDKSVLGMSGGNLHRMSFKPQAMEPFYTSFAETTEQPVPMDLINNYSCPEKFNDAKCNISNVWSSSVKAVNDSNPLEETLVDLTNQSVENANNSMGMVGSETISTVDTMVENPIAASSTLNFDNDSLSGGINSLDKFLTGVNESFNSSVNRGENAMRNLLDKITSSITSVTTSASEAVDNAQALADNKVSNLSNDLNEASNKANAFAVDLLRRTIVVVEDSLFNGASSFGYYYGSAKERLPPEIKDALTLYEERTGKALKPVGAALQQVYTGIEGVERSLGFDPSDPIVPFFLLFGTSATLWVFYWVWAHGGYSGDLSPKLTLELLSGKENAFLIDVRPEVLRERDGIPDLRRVARFRYACVSLPEVNGFMGKVLKSGRDLDDSLIAVVIRNLKTIEDRSKVIIMDADGSRSKGIARSLRNLGVKRPYLVQGGFQSWVNQGLRVKELKPETTLSILNEEAEAILEDINPSPVQVLGYGVGSIAAIYALLEWEKSLQLIGILGLVLTVYRRVSSYKNAEDLKKDLTLLLGPAKVGAVAYSWIAGKLETNGIGLSTSPSSLDVQNRVLQAAAKLESQPSSAEDPSIAPINEKVDLSEA, encoded by the exons ATGTTGCCTGTTTGCTCAGCCACCCCTGGTTGTTCTTCACATTCTCAG CTTTCTTTCCATGGTGGTTTGCGACCTTTCACTCCATTCCAAAAGGATTTTCAGTTCAGATGTAATGCACAAGACAAGTCTGTTCTGGGAATGTCAGGAGGAAATCTCCATAGAATGTCCTTTAAACCACAAGCAATGGAACCTTTCTACACCAGTTTTGCTGAAACCACTGAACAACCAGTACCTATGGACCTCATTAATAATTATTCTTGCCCAGAAAAGTTCAATGATGCTAAATGCAACATTTCTAATGTCTGGAGTTCTTCAGTCAAAGCAGTAAATGACTCAAACCCATTAGAGGAGACACTTGTGGATTTGACAAACCAATCAGTAGAAAATGCCAATAATTCCATGGGGATGGTGGGATCTGAAACCATCTCAACTGTTGACACAATGGTTGAGAATCCAATTGCAGCGTCTAGCACCCTGAACTTTGACAACGATTCACTATCCGGTGGAATAAACAGTCTTGATAAATTTCTGACTGGGGTTAATGAGTCCTTCAACTCTTCAGTGAACAGGGGAGAGAATGCTATGAGAAACTTATTGGATAAAATTACTTCTTCTATAACTTCTGTTACAACAAGTGCCTCTGAAGCTGTAGACAATGCTCAAGCATTAGCTGATAATAAGGTCTCTAACTTGTCAAATGATTTGAATGAAGCCTCAAATAAAGCTAATGCTTTTGCTGTTGACTTGTTGAGACGTACAATAGTTGTAGTGGAGGATTCTTTATTTAATGGCGCTTCCTCTTTTGGATATTATTATGGGTCTGCCAAGGAACGTCTTCCACCAGAGATCAAAGATGCATTAACTCTTTACGAAGAGAGAACCGGAAAAGCCTTAAAGCCTGTTGGTGCAGCCCTGCAACAG GTTTACACCGGCATTGAGGGGGTGGAAAGGAGTCTAGGGTTTGACCCGAGTGATCCCATTGTcccatttttccttctttttggCACCTCAGCCACTTTATG GGTGTTTTACTGGGTATGGGCACATGGTGGTTACTCTGGGGACTTATCTCCTAAGCTAACTTTGGAGCTCTTGTCTGGAAAGGAGAATGCTTTCCTTATTGATGTCCGGCCTGAG GTCCTTAGAGAGAGAGATGGCATTCCCGATCTTCGGCGAGTAGCTCGGTTTCGTTATGCATGTGTATCTTTACCTGAG GTTAATGGCTTTATGGGTAAAGTATTAAAGAGTGGAAGGGACCTTGATGACTCCTTGATTGCTGTAGTTATTCGGAACTTGAAAACCATTGAG GACAGGTCCAAGGTCATAATTATGGATGCTGATGGTAGTCGCTCCAAAGGAATTGCAAGATCATTGAGAAATCTTGGGGTTAAG AGACCATACTTGGTCCAGGGTGGCTTCCAATCTTGGGTGAATCAGGGTCTCCGAGTTAAGGAACTAAAGCCAGAGACAACGCTTTCTATACTTAATGAG GAAGCTGAGGCAATTTTAGAAGATATCAATCCATCTCCAGTACAAGTTCTTGGGTATGGTGTG GGTTCCATAGCAGCAATTTATGCACTGCTAG AGTGGGAGAAATCATTACAGCTTATTGGCATTCTTGGCCTTGTCCTG ACCGTTTACCGGCGGGTCTCTTCATACAAGAACGCTGAAGATCTGAAGAAAGATCTGAC GTTGTTGTTGGGTCCTGCTAAAGTTGGAGCTGTGGCATATTCATGGATTGCTGGGAAGTTAGAGACCAATGGCATTGGACTTTCGACCTCACCTTCATCCTTAGATGTTCAAAACCGAGTGTTGCAGGCTGCTGCGAAGCTTGAATCTCAACCATCCAGTGCAGAAGATCCATCGATTGCTCCAATAAATGAGAAAGTAGATCTCTCGGAAGCATAG
- the LOC105776359 gene encoding stromal 70 kDa heat shock-related protein, chloroplastic, which yields MASSTAQIHVLGGIGFASSRKPNHHSPRTVFLGQRLNKTSPLNAAFLRLAKTNNNGKRYSVGPVRVVNEKVVGIDLGTTNSAVAAMEGGKPTIVTNAEGQRTTPSVVAYTKTGDRLVGQIAKRQAVVNPENTFFSVKRFIGRKMSEVDEESKQVSYKVIRDDNGNVKLDCPAIGKQFAAEEISAQVLRKLVDDASKFLNDKVTKAVVTVPAYFNDSQRTATKDAGRIAGLEVLRIINEPTAASLAYGFEKKNNETILVFDLGGGTFDVSVLEVGDGVFEVLSTSGDTHLGGDDFDKRIVDWLAENFKRDEGIDLLKDKQALQRLTETAEKAKMELSSLTQANISLPFITATADGPKHIETTITRVKFEELCSDLLDRLKTPVENSLRDAKLSFKDIDEVILVGGSTRIPAVQELVRKMTGKEPNVTVNPDEVVALGAAVQAGVLSGDVSDIVLLDVSPLSLGLETLGGVMTKIIPRNTTLPTSKSEVFSTAADGQTSVEINVLQGEREFVRDNKSLGSFRLDGIPPAPRGVPQIEVKFDIDANGILSVTAVDKGTGKKQDITITGASTLPNDEVDRMVKEAEKFSKEDKERRDAIDTKNQADSVVYQTEKQLKELGDKVPGPVKEKVEAKLQELRDAISGGSTQGMKDAMAALNQEVMQLGQSLYNQPGAAGGPGGPAPGGETGPSDSSNKGPDGDVIEADFTDSK from the exons atggctTCCTCAACTGCCCAAATTCATGTCCTTGGTGGTATCGGTTTCGCTTCTTCAAGAAAACCCAACCACCATTCACCCAGAACGGTTTTCTTGGGCCAAAGACTGAACAAAACGTCGCCGTTGAATGCCGCCTTCCTACGACTCGCTAAGACCAACAACAACGGTAAACGGTACAGCGTTGGGCCAGTGAGAGTTGTGAACGAGAAAGTGGTCGGAATCGATCTCGGGACTACTAACTCGGCGGTGGCGGCCATGGAAGGAGGGAAGCCCACTATTGTAACGAATGCTGAAGGGCAGAGGACGACGCCGTCCGTGGTGGCGTATACGAAGACTGGGGATAGGTTAGTAGGGCAGATAGCGAAACGACAAGCCGTTGTGAACCCTGAGAACACGTTTTTCTCTGTGAAAAGGTTTATCGGAAGGAAGATGTCGGAAGTGGATGAGGAATCGAAACAAGTTTCTTATAAGGTTATTAGAGATGATAATGGGAATGTTAAGCTTGATTGTCCTGCCATTGGTAAACAATTCGCCGCCGAGGAAATCTCAGCTCAG GTTTTGAGAAAGCTTGTCGATGATGCTTCGAAGTTTTTGAACGATAAAGTGACCAAAGCTGTTGTTACTGTCCCTGCTTACTTCAATGATTCCCAAAGGACTGCCACAAAGGATGCTGGTCGAATTGCTGGGTTAGAAGTTCTTAGGATTATCAATGAACCTACTGCTGCCTCTCTGGCATATGGGTTTGAGAAGAAGAACAATGAAACCATCCTTGTGTTCGATCTCGGAGGTGGTACCTTTGATGTCTCAG TGCTTGAGGTTGGTGATGGAGTGTTTGAGGTGCTCTCTACATCTGGAGACACACATTTAGGTGGTGATGACTTTGATAAG AGAATTGTAGACTGGCTTGCTGAAAACTTTAAGAGGGATGAAGGCATAGATCTTTTGAAAGACAAACAAGCTCTTCAGCGGTTAACTGAGACAGCTGAGAAAGCTAAAATGGAGTTATCTTCTTTGACTCAGGCAAACATAAG TTTACCTTTCATTACTGCCACAGCAGATGGACCTAAACACATTGAGACCACCATAACCAGGGTTAAGTTCGAGGAATTGTGCTCAGACCTACTTGACAG GCTAAAGACACCCGTAGAGAATTCCTTGAGGGATGCTAAACTTTCCTTCAAAGACATAGATGAGGTTATCCTTGTTGGTGGATCAACACGTATTCCTGCTGTTCAGGAACTTGTGAGGAAGATGACTGGCAAGGAACCGAATGTGACAGTCAACCCAGATGAAGTTGTTGCCTTGGGGGCTGCAGTTCAG GCTGGTGTTTTATCTGGAGATGTCAGTGATATTGTGCTTTTGGATGTGAGTCCTTTGTCACTTGGTCTAGAAACTCTTGGTGGTGTTATGACCAAAATTATCCCAAGAAACACTACGCTGCCAACCTCCAAATCAGAAGTGTTTTCAACTGCTGCTGATGGTCAGACAAGTGTCGAGATTAATGTACTCCAAGGTGAAAGAGAGTTTGTTAGGGATAATAAATCTCTTGGCAGCTTCCGTCTCGATGGTATCCCACCAGCACCACGTGGGGTTCCACAGATTGAAGTCAAATTTGACATTGATGCCAATGGTATCCTCTCTGTCACTGCTGTTGATAAGGGAACTGGGAAGAAGCAGGACATCACTATCACTGGTGCAAGTACCTTGCCAAACGATGAG GTTGATCGAATGGTGAAGGAAGCTGAGAAGTTCTCGAAGGAGGATAAGGAGAGAAGAGATGCTATAGACACAAAGAACCAGGCTGATTCTGTTGTCTACCAGACTGAGAAGCAGCTGAAAGAGCTCGGAGACAAGGTTCCAGGTCCAGTGAAAGAGAAAGTAGAGGCAAAATTGCAGGAGCTCAGGGATGCAATTTCAGGGGGCTCAACACAAGGTATGAAGGATGCCATGGCTGCCCTCAACCAAGAAGTGATGCAGCTTGGCCAGTCACTCTACAACCAACCCGGTGCAGCAGGAGGTCCTGGTGGACCTGCACCTGGTGGTGAAACTGGACCTTCAGATTCATCAAACAAGGGGCCTGATGGGGACGTAATTGAAGCAGATTTCACAGACAGCAAATAA
- the LOC105777812 gene encoding uncharacterized protein LOC105777812 encodes MADSITIDGTDEDLALSKSDYLSRQEVLRRRSRRVKQLARLYKAHYWSLMEELKRKHKEYYWLYGKSPFKEDEKKNGEQNDENNKLGLGFQLKCQISDCKDKAMALTRFCHKHILKDTNQMLYRGCNFPIKSGQLCKKPILRSINPPHCPVHAQAAEKHLQRALKRAGLNVSSPSKLAPKLHVVVAEYVRQIQSKRREAQRKSASKIKIEEKTSES; translated from the exons ATGGCCGATTCCATTACAATCGATGGCACCGACGAGGACTTGGCCCTCTCCAAGTCCGACTACCTGAGCCGACAAGAGGTGCTTCGTCGGCGGTCACGGCGGGTGAAGCAGCTGGCGAGGCTCTACAAAGCTCACTACTGGAGTCTAATGGAGGAGCTCAAGAGAAAGCACAAGGAATACTATTGGCTGTATGGAAAAAGCCCCTTCAAAGAAGACGAGAAGAAGAATGGCGAACAGAACgatgaaaataataagttagggttagggtttcaGCTCAAGTGTCAGATTTCAGATTGCAAAGATAAAGCGATGGCGTTGACTCGGTTTTGTCATAAGCATATTTTGAAGGATACAAATCAGATGCTATATCGAGGCTGTAATTTTCCTATCAAGAG tgGGCAGCTTTGCAAGAAACCAATCCTAAGATCTATTAATCCTCCTCATTGCCCCGTCCATGCTCAAGCGGCTGAAAAACATCTTCAACGAGCATTGAAAAGGGCAGGCCTTAATGTCTCTTCTCCAAGTAAGCTCGCTCCGAAGTTGCATGTTGTTGTTGCCGAGTATGTTCGCCAGATTCAATCTAAAAGAAGAGAAGCACAACGAAAATCGGCATCTAAAATCAAGATTGAAGAGAAAACTAGTGAAAGTTGA
- the LOC105776917 gene encoding uncharacterized protein LOC105776917 codes for MGLSVENSVTQSHTRTHKTFLITNYILLGAASACIFLILSLRLFPSLCGFFLILLHVVTIAAAVSGCSVATSGSNKFYAAHMVVMVLTSIFQGSVSVLILTRTSDFLGYLKSYVREDDGAVILKLAGGLCVAVFCLEWMVLGLAFVLRYYAFVEGHGVGNGSQAAYQRNGKVQDEDLKKWPWPIQV; via the coding sequence ATGGGTCTCTCAGTTGAGAATTCGGTAACACAATCTCATACCCGAACCCACAAAACCTTCCTCATCACCAACTACATCCTCTTGGGAGCTGCTTCCGCCTGTATCTTCCTCATCCTCTCCCTACGCTTGTTCCCGTCCTTGTGTGGATTCTTCCTTATCCTCCTCCACGTCGTCACCATAGCCGCCGCCGTCTCGGGTTGCTCCGTCGCCACTTCCGGGTCCAACAAGTTCTACGCAGCTCACATGGTAGTGATGGTGTTGACATCGATATTCCAGGGCTCGGTTTCGGTGCTTATATTGACCCGAACTTCTGACTTCTTGGGGTACTTGAAGTCCTACGTGAGGGAAGATGATGGGGCGGTGATATTGAAGTTGGCTGGTGGGCTATGTGTGGCTGTTTTCTGCTTGGAATGGATGGTGTTGGGGCTTGCTTTTGTGTTGAGATACTATGCCTTTGTGGAAGGTCATGGGGTTGGCAATGGCAGCCAAGCAGCATATCAGAGAAATGGGAAGGTTCAAGATGAAGATTTGAAGAAGTGGCCATGGCCAATCCaagtttaa
- the LOC105776916 gene encoding uncharacterized protein LOC105776916: MEIVPREGESALSGPRPMEWSTVPYAPQGPDRNGNKRTSSLESPIMLLTGHQSSIYTVKFNPAGTVVASGSHDREIFLWNVHGDCKNFMVLKGHKNAILDLHWTTDGSQIISASPDKTLRAWDVETGKQIKKMAEHSSFVNSCCPSRRGPPLVVSGSDDGTAKLWDMRQRGAIQTFPDKYQITAVSFSDASDKIFTGGIDNDIKVWDLRKGEVTMTLQGHQDMITGMSLSPDGSYLLTNGMDCKLCIWDMRPYAPQNRCVKIFEGHQHNFEKNLLKCGWSPDGSKVTAGSSDRMVYIWDTTSRRILYKLPGHTGSVNESVFHPNEPIIGSCSSDKQIYLGEI; encoded by the coding sequence ATGGAAATTGTTCCAAGGGAGGGTGAAAGTGCTTTGTCAGGTCCAAGGCCAATGGAATGGTCCACTGTTCCGTATGCTCCTCAAGGACCAGACAGAAATGGAAACAAACGTACATCAAGTCTCGAATCACCAATCATGTTGCTTACCGGACATCAGAGTTCTATATATACCGTGAAGTTCAATCCAGCTGGGACTGTTGTTGCATCTGGATCGCATGACAGGGAAATTTTTCTGTGGAATGTCCATGGAGACTGCAAAAACTTCATGGTTCTCAAAGGGCACAAGAATGCAATTTTGGATCTTCATTGGACCACTGATGGATCCCAGATAATATCAGCTAGCCCCGACAAAACTTTGAGAGCATGGGATGTTGAAACAGGGAAACAAATCAAAAAGATGGCAGAACATTCTTCTTTTGTGAATTCATGTTGTCCATCACGGAGAGGGCCACCTCTTGTTGTTAGTGGATCTGATGACGGAACTGCCAAACTTTGGGATATGCGTCAGAGAGGTGCCATCCAAACATTTCCTGATAAATACCAAATTACAGCTGTCAGTTTCTCCGATGCATCAGATAAGATCTTCACCGGTGGCATTGACAATGATATTAAGGTTTGGGACTTACGTAAAGGTGAAGTAACAATGACACTTCAAGGTCATCAAGACATGATAACAGGTATGAGTTTGAGTCCTGATGGTTCCTATCTTCTCACCAATGGTATGGATTGCAAACTCTGCATATGGGATATGCGCCCTTATGCACCACAGAATCGTTGTGTAAAGATTTTCGAAGGTCACCAACACAATTTTGAAAAGAACTTGTTGAAATGTGGCTGGTCACCAGATGGAAGCAAGGTCACAGCCGGTAGTTCGGATAGAATGGTCTACATATGGGATACAACATCTCGACGCATCTTGTACAAGCTTCCTGGCCACACAGGATCTGTGAATGAGTCCGTATTCCATCCTAATGAACCGATCATTGGTTCTTGTAGTAGCGACAAACAGATATATCTGGGGGAGATATGA